GGCGGCCGCGGTCAGCGCGATGGCCAGCGCCAGCCACCAGGGCGCACCACGTGTCGCCTGCCCGCTCACGGGACTGCCCTCCGCGCTGTGCGCTGCGGGATTCGCGCTTGGGAACGGCCCGGCGCGCTCACGCCTGATTCCTTCGCGCCAGCACCAGCCGCTCCAGCGCGGCCACGGCGCCGGTGAGCGCCAGGCCCAGCAGCGCGCTCATCACCAGCGCGCTCCAGATGCCCACGGTGTTGCCGTAGTAGCTGCCGGTGAGCAGCCTGGCGCCCAGGCCAGCCTGCGCGCCGGTGGGCAGCTCGGCCACCATGGCGCCCACCACGCCGGCGGCAATGGCCACGCGCAAGCTGGGAAACAGGTAGGGCAGCGCCGAGGGCAGGCGCAGCAGCCAGAAGGCCTGCAGGCGGCTGGCGGCATAGGTGTGCATCAGCTCGGTCTCGATGCGCTGCGGCGCGCGCAGGCCCTGCACCATGGCCACGGTGACCGGAAAGAAGCACAGGTACATGGCAATCGCCGCCTTGGGCGCCAGTCCGCTGAAGCCCAGGCTGCCCAGGATCACCAGCACGATGGGCGCGATGGCCAGCACCGGCACGGTCTGGCTGGCCACGATCCAGGGCAGCAGCGCGCGGTCGAGCGTGCGGCTGTGCACGATGGCCGCGGCCAGCACCACGCCCAGCAGCGTGCCCAGCACAAAGCCCAGCAGCGTGGACTGCGCCGTGACGGCGGCGTGATAGAGCAGGTTGCGGGGTGAGTCGAGCGGAAAGTCGAACAGGCTTTCGCGCAGATCGGCCAGCACCTGGTGCGGCGCCGGCAGCACCGGGCGCTCCATGGCCCAGGTGGTGGCCACCAGCTCCTGCCAGCCATAGGCCGTGCCGCGCGGCGTGAGCACGCGCTCGATGGCGCCCTGGGCGTTGAGGCCCACCGCGCCGCCGTACCACAGCAGCAGCACCGCGGCCAGCACCACCGCCACCGGCAGCGCCTGCTCGCGCAGCGTGGGGGCGGTGCGCCTAGTCATCGGCCGCGTGCCCTGCCCCGTGGCCATGCGCCAGGCCCTCGCGCACCTCGTGCGCCAGCGCCATGAACTCGGGCGTGTCGCGCATGTCCAGCGTGCGCTCGGCCGGCAGCGGCGAATCGATGACCTTCAGGATGCGCCCCGGCCGCGGGCTCATGACCACGATCTTGGTCGACAGGTACACGGCCTCGGCGATCGAGTGGGTGACGAACACCACCGTGCGCCGCTCGCGCTGCCACAGCTGCTGCAACTGCTCGTTGAGCCGGTCGCGCGTGATCTCGTCGAGCGCGCCAAAGGGCTCGTCCATCATCAGGATCTTGGGCTCGAAGCCCAGCGCGCGGGCGATCGACACGCGCTGCTGCATGCCGCCCGAGAGCTGCCAGGGGTACTTGCCCTCAAAGCCGGCCAGGCCCACGCGCAGCAGGTGCTCGCGCGCCACGGCCTCGGCCGCGGCCTTGGCCTGGCCCTGGATCTGCAGCGGCAGCATCACGTTGGCCAGCACCGTGCGCCACGGAAACAGTGCCGGCGCCTGGAACACATAGCCGTAGGCGCGGGCCAAGCGGGCCTGCCGCGGCGACATGCCGTTGACCAGCACCTGGCCCGAGGTGATGGGCTCCAGATCGGCGATCACGCGCAGCAGCGTGGTCTTGCCGCAGCCCGAGGGGCCGATCAGCGACACGAACTCGCCCTGGGCGATGCTGAGATCCACCTCGCTGAGCGCATGCACCGGGGCATCGGCGGCAGGGTAGGTCACGCTGGCACGGCGCACCTCGACGGCCGGCGGGTCGGAAACAGTCATCGCAGCCCTGACAAAAACTCTGGCAAACCCTGACCAAACGGTCAGCTTATTGTGACAACGAAGCCAGTTCCATGCCATCGAACGCCGGGGCAAACGGCTCGGGATCTACCCGATGTGGTGCGCGCCGGCGCACCGGCCTGGGTCATCCGGCGGCAGCCCGGCCCGCGCTCAATCCAGCCACCAGCCGGCGGCGCGCAGGTCGCGCTCGGCCTGCGCGGCATCGGTGAACAGCAGCGCCTGCCAGCCGGCCTGCCGGGCGGCCTGCACGTTGGGCGCGTGGTCGTCAAGAAACAGCAGGGTCTCGGCCGGCACGCCAAAGCGCGCGGCGGCCAGCGCAAAGATCTCGGGCTCGGGCTTGTTGAAGCCCACCCGCGCCGAGAACACGCCGGCGTCGAAGCCACGCACGAAGTCATGCGCCGCCTCCAGCTGATCGGCATACGGCGCCGGCATGTTGGACAGGTAGAAGGTGCGGCGGCCGGCGGCACGCACCCGCTGCAGCAGGGCCACCGAATCGGGCAGCGGCTGCAGCTCGCCGGGCACGGCCTCGATCACGGCCTGGGCCTCGTCCAGCCGCAGGCCGGTGCGTGTGGCGATGCGCTGCGCCAGCGCCTGCGGGCTGACCGTGCCGCGGTCGAACTCGGCCCAGTCGCCGCCGTAGCTCTGGAAGATCTGATCCACCCAGTGGCGGGCGCTGGCCTCGTCCGCGGCGCGCCCGGGCAGCACCTCGCGCAGCAGGACCTCGGGCCGCCAGCGAAACAGCACGCGGCTGAAGTCGAAGACGAAGTTCATGCCAGCCCCTCGTCCGACGGGTGCGTCGGCCAATCCCCCGAGGGGATCGCGGGCCGGCTTGCGGACTGAAGCCGGACACAAACAGTCCCTGCGGACGGTTTGTGCCTGCTGAAGGCCCCTGGCTTCTGGCCAGTGGCCGGCCCGGCGCTCGGCCCGCGCACCGCTCGTGCCATCACCTCAGCCGCGCCAGCAGCCCGGCGGTGGAGCCGTCCAGGCCGCTGGCATCGCCCGAGGCCAGGCGCGGCAGCAGGTCGTTGCACAAGGCCTTGCCCAGCTCCACGCCCCATTGGTCGAACGGGTTGATGCCCCAGACGGCGCCGCTGCAGAACACGCGGTGCTCGTACAGCGCCACCAGCGCGCCCAGCGTGCGCGGCGTCAGCTGATCGAGCAGCAGCGTGGTGCTGGGCCGGTTGCCGGCAAAGCTGCGGTGGCGGGCCACGGTCAGCTTGCCCAGCGTGGCCGAGGCGGTGGGCGCCTTCTCGCCCAGCGCGGCCTCGGTGGTCTTGCCCAGCATCAGCGCGGCGCTTTGCGCCAGGCCGTTGGCCAGCAGCTTGGTGTGCAGATCGGCATGGCCGTGGGTGGGCGTCTTGACCAGGATGAACTCCACCGGCACCGCTTCGGTGCCCTGGTGCAGCATCTGGAAGTAGGCATGCTGGCCGTTGGTGCCGGGCTCGCCCCACACCACCGGGCTGGTGGCATAGGGCAGCGGCTGGCCGTCGAGGTCGACGCTCTTGCCGTTGCTCTCCATCTCGAGCTGCTGCAGGTAGGCCGGCAGGCGAGCCAGGCCCTGGTGGTAAGGCGCCACCGAGCGGCTGGCGTAACCATGGAAGTTGCGGTACCACACGTCCAGCAGGCCAAGCTGCACCGGCAGGTTGGTCTCGAGCGGCGCGCTGGCGAAGTGGCGGTCCATGGCATGCGCACCGGCCAGCAGCGCGCGAAAGTGCTCGGCACCGATGGCAATGGCCAGCGGCAGGCCGATGGCGCTCCACAGCGAGTAGCGCCCGCCCACCCAGTCCCAGAAACCGAAGGTGGTGTGGATGCCGAAGGCCGCCGCCGCCTGCAGGTTGGTGGTGGTGCCGACGAAGTGCCGGGCGATGTCGCCTTCGCTGCCGCCGTGGGCCAGGAACCACTGCCGCGCCACCTGCGCGTTGGCCATGGTCTCCTGGGTGGTGAAGGTCTTGCTGGCGATGATGAACAGCGTCTCGGCCGGTTTCAGCGGCTGCAGCACCGGCGTGATGTCGTGGCCATCCACATTGCTGACGAAGTGCATCGTGATGCCCGGGTGGGCAAAGGGCTGCAGCGCACGCGCGGCCATGGCCGGCCCCAGGTCGGAGCCGCCGATGCCGATGTTCACCACATGGCGGATGCCGCTGCCGGCGGTGTCGCGCACGCTCTCGGCATAGGCCAGCATGCGGTCCAGCACCTCGTGCACCTCGGCGCTGAACAGGCCCTCGCCGCGCGGCGCGCGCAGCGCGGTGTGCAGCACGGCGCGGCCCTCGGTGGTGTTGATCGGCTCGCCGGCCAGCATGGCGTCGCGCCGCGCCTCCAGGCCCACCTCGCGCGCCAGCTCGGTGAGCAGCTTGCGGGTCACCAGATCCCAGCGGTTCTTGCTGAGATCGGCGAACACCTCGGGCGCGGCCAGCGCAAAGGCTTCAAAGCGCTGCGGGTCGCGCGCGAAGGCCTCGCGCAAGTCGAGGCCGCGGCCGTGGGCCTGGTAGTGCCCCTGAAGTCCCGTCCATGCGACGGTCTGATTGCACCGCTTGAAATCCATGTCAGCTCTCCATTCCAGCCATCGTCTACCCGCGAGCACCACACCGACGCAACCCAGCGGCCGCCACGGAACCGGCTCTGCCGGGCCGTCGGCGGCGCCCCCTTGAGGGGGAGGCGGCGCAGCCGCTTCGGGGGTGGGTCAGTTCAGCTCCTGGATCATCTTGTCGAGCTTGCCGGCATCCACCGCGA
The genomic region above belongs to Aquabacterium sp. OR-4 and contains:
- a CDS encoding ABC transporter permease — encoded protein: MTRRTAPTLREQALPVAVVLAAVLLLWYGGAVGLNAQGAIERVLTPRGTAYGWQELVATTWAMERPVLPAPHQVLADLRESLFDFPLDSPRNLLYHAAVTAQSTLLGFVLGTLLGVVLAAAIVHSRTLDRALLPWIVASQTVPVLAIAPIVLVILGSLGFSGLAPKAAIAMYLCFFPVTVAMVQGLRAPQRIETELMHTYAASRLQAFWLLRLPSALPYLFPSLRVAIAAGVVGAMVAELPTGAQAGLGARLLTGSYYGNTVGIWSALVMSALLGLALTGAVAALERLVLARRNQA
- a CDS encoding ABC transporter ATP-binding protein gives rise to the protein MTVSDPPAVEVRRASVTYPAADAPVHALSEVDLSIAQGEFVSLIGPSGCGKTTLLRVIADLEPITSGQVLVNGMSPRQARLARAYGYVFQAPALFPWRTVLANVMLPLQIQGQAKAAAEAVAREHLLRVGLAGFEGKYPWQLSGGMQQRVSIARALGFEPKILMMDEPFGALDEITRDRLNEQLQQLWQRERRTVVFVTHSIAEAVYLSTKIVVMSPRPGRILKVIDSPLPAERTLDMRDTPEFMALAHEVREGLAHGHGAGHAADD
- the pgi gene encoding glucose-6-phosphate isomerase encodes the protein MDFKRCNQTVAWTGLQGHYQAHGRGLDLREAFARDPQRFEAFALAAPEVFADLSKNRWDLVTRKLLTELAREVGLEARRDAMLAGEPINTTEGRAVLHTALRAPRGEGLFSAEVHEVLDRMLAYAESVRDTAGSGIRHVVNIGIGGSDLGPAMAARALQPFAHPGITMHFVSNVDGHDITPVLQPLKPAETLFIIASKTFTTQETMANAQVARQWFLAHGGSEGDIARHFVGTTTNLQAAAAFGIHTTFGFWDWVGGRYSLWSAIGLPLAIAIGAEHFRALLAGAHAMDRHFASAPLETNLPVQLGLLDVWYRNFHGYASRSVAPYHQGLARLPAYLQQLEMESNGKSVDLDGQPLPYATSPVVWGEPGTNGQHAYFQMLHQGTEAVPVEFILVKTPTHGHADLHTKLLANGLAQSAALMLGKTTEAALGEKAPTASATLGKLTVARHRSFAGNRPSTTLLLDQLTPRTLGALVALYEHRVFCSGAVWGINPFDQWGVELGKALCNDLLPRLASGDASGLDGSTAGLLARLR
- a CDS encoding HAD family hydrolase, with product MNFVFDFSRVLFRWRPEVLLREVLPGRAADEASARHWVDQIFQSYGGDWAEFDRGTVSPQALAQRIATRTGLRLDEAQAVIEAVPGELQPLPDSVALLQRVRAAGRRTFYLSNMPAPYADQLEAAHDFVRGFDAGVFSARVGFNKPEPEIFALAAARFGVPAETLLFLDDHAPNVQAARQAGWQALLFTDAAQAERDLRAAGWWLD